In the Marinomonas algicola genome, one interval contains:
- a CDS encoding beta strand repeat-containing protein gives MVVTGPASTATFTLATLDDALADNGETIIIDIDSIVDTDGAFEAIAEDSNANQVTTVINDQTGTDNPPGTEDTVLVSLTGPGSVVEGETTTDYTVSLDTAVPAGKSVTVNLSYTGTATDGTDYTGQTSVVVTGPASTATFTLATLDDALADNGETIIIDIDSIVDTDGAFEAIAEDTNANQVTTVINDQTGTDNPPGTEDTVLVSLTGPGSVVEGETTTDYTVSLDTAVPAGKSVTVNLSYTGTATDGTDYTGQTSVVVTGPASTATFTLATLDDALADNGETIIIDIDSIVDTDAAFEAIAEDTNANQVTTVINDQTGTDNPPGTEDTVLVSLTGPGSVVEGETTTDYTVSLDTAVPAGKSVTVNLSYTGTATDGTDYTGQTSVVVTGPASTATFTLATLDDALADNGETIIIDIDSIVDTDGAFEAIAEDSNANQVTTVINDQTGTDNPPGTEDTVLVSLTGPGSVVEGETTTDYTVSLDTAVPAGKSVTVNLSYTGTATDGTDYTGQTSVVVTGPASTATFTLATLDDALADNGETIIIDIDSIVDTDGAFEAIAEDSNANQVTTVINDQTGTDNPPGTEDTVLVSLTGPGSVVEGETTTDYTVSLDTAVPAGKSVTVNLSYTGTATDGTDYTGQTSVVVTGPASTATFTLATLDDALADNGETIIIDIDSIVDTDGAFEAIAEDTNANQVTTVINDQTGTDNPPGTEDTVLVSLTGPGTVVEGETTTDYTVSLDTAVPAGKSVTVNLSYTGTATDGTDYTGQTSVVVTGPASTATFTLATLDDALADNGETIIIDIDSIVDTDGAFEAIAEDTNANQVTTVINDQTGTDNPPGTEDTVLVSLTGPGSVVEGETTTDYTVSLDTAVPAGKSVTVNLSYTGTATDGTDYTGQTSVVVTGPASTATFTLATLDDALADNGETIIIDIDSIVDTDGAFEAIAEDTNANQVTTVINDQTGTDNPPGTEDTVLVSLTGPGSVVEGETTTDYTVSLDTAVPAGKSVTVNLSYTGTATDGTDYTGQTSVVVTGPASTATFTLATLDDALADNGETIIIDIDSIVDTDGAFEAIAEDSNANQVTTVINDQTGTDNPPGTEDTVLVSLTGPGSVVEGETTTDYTVSLDTAVPAGKSVTVNLSYTGTATDGTDYTGQTSVVVTGPASTATFTLATLDDALADNGETIIIDIDSIVDTDGAFEAIAEDSNANQVTTVINDQTGTDNPPGTEDTVLVSLTGPGTVVEGETTTDYTVSLDTAVPAGKSVTVNLSYTGTATDGTDYTGQTSVVVTGPASTATFTLATLDDALADNGETIIIDIDSIVDTDAAFEAIAEDSNANQVTTVINDQTGTDNPPGTEDTVLVSLTGPGTVVEGETTTDYTVSLDTAVPAGKSVTVNLSYTGTATDGTDYTGQTSVVVTGPASTATFTLATLDDALADNGETIIIDIDSIVDTDGAFEAIAEDSNANQVTTVINDQTGTDNPPGTEDTVLVSLTGPGSVVEGETTTDYTVSLDTAVPAGKSVTVNLSYTGTATDGTDYTGQTSVVVTGPASTATFTLATLDDALADNGETIIIDIDSIVDTDGAFEAIAEDSNANQVTTVINDQTGTDNPPGTEDTVLVSLTGPGSVVEGETTTDYTVSLDTAVPAGKSVTVNLSYTGTATDGTDYTGQTSVVVTGPASTATFTLATLDDALADNGETIIIDIDSIVDTDGAFEAIAESAQNQVTTVINETGTQDTVLVSLTGPGTVVEGETTTDYTVSLDTAVPAGKSVTVNLSYTGTATDGTDYTGQTSVVVTGPASTATFTLATLDDALADNGETIIIDIDSIVDTDGAFEVIAEDSNANQVTTVINDQTGTDNPPGTEDTVLVSLTGPGTVVEGETTTDYTVSLDTAVPAGKSVTVNLSYTGTATDGTDYTGQTSVVVTGPASTATFTLATLDDALADNGETIIIDIDSIVDTDGAFEAIAEDSNANQVTTVINDQTGTDNPPGTEDTVLVSLTGPGSVVEGETTTDYTVSLDTAVPAGKSVTVNLSYTGTATDGTDYTGQTSVVVTGPASTATFTLATLDDALADNGETIIIDIDSIVDTDGAFEAIAEDTNANQVTTVINDQTGTDNPPGTEDTVLVSLTGPGSVVEGETTTDYTVSLDTAVPAGKSVTVNLSYTGTATDGTDYTGQTSVVVTGPASTATFTLATLDDALADNGETIIIDIDSIVDTDGAFEAIAEDSNANQVTTVINDQTGTDNPPGTEDTVLVSLTGPGSVVEGETTTDYTVSLDTAVPAGKSVTVNLSYTGTAPTAPITPVKPVWW, from the coding sequence GTGGTGGTAACGGGGCCAGCGAGCACCGCGACCTTTACGTTAGCGACCTTAGACGATGCGTTGGCGGACAATGGCGAAACCATCATCATTGACATCGATTCCATCGTGGACACAGACGGTGCATTTGAAGCGATAGCGGAAGACAGCAACGCCAATCAAGTGACGACCGTGATTAACGACCAAACCGGAACCGATAATCCTCCGGGCACAGAAGATACTGTGTTGGTGAGCTTAACCGGCCCAGGTTCGGTGGTTGAAGGGGAAACCACAACCGATTACACCGTGTCCTTGGACACCGCGGTACCGGCTGGCAAGTCTGTGACCGTGAACTTAAGCTACACAGGCACCGCAACCGACGGCACCGATTACACCGGTCAAACCAGTGTGGTGGTAACGGGGCCAGCGAGCACGGCGACCTTTACGTTAGCGACCTTAGACGATGCGTTGGCGGACAATGGCGAAACCATCATCATTGACATCGATTCCATCGTGGACACAGACGGTGCATTTGAAGCGATAGCGGAAGACACCAACGCCAATCAAGTGACGACCGTGATTAACGATCAAACGGGAACTGATAATCCTCCGGGCACAGAAGATACTGTGTTGGTGAGCTTAACCGGCCCAGGTTCGGTCGTCGAAGGGGAAACCACAACCGATTACACCGTGTCCTTGGACACCGCGGTACCGGCTGGCAAGTCTGTGACCGTGAACTTAAGCTACACAGGCACCGCAACCGACGGCACCGATTACACCGGTCAAACCAGTGTGGTGGTAACGGGGCCAGCGAGCACGGCGACCTTTACGTTAGCGACCTTAGACGATGCGTTGGCGGACAATGGTGAAACCATCATCATTGACATCGATTCCATTGTGGATACTGACGCTGCGTTCGAAGCGATAGCGGAAGACACCAACGCCAATCAAGTGACGACCGTGATTAACGACCAAACCGGAACCGATAATCCTCCGGGCACAGAAGATACTGTGTTGGTGAGCTTAACCGGCCCAGGTTCGGTCGTCGAAGGGGAAACCACAACCGACTACACCGTGTCCTTGGACACCGCGGTACCGGCTGGCAAGTCTGTGACCGTGAACTTAAGCTACACAGGCACCGCAACCGACGGCACCGATTACACCGGTCAAACCAGTGTGGTGGTAACGGGGCCAGCGAGCACGGCGACCTTTACGTTAGCGACCTTAGACGATGCGTTGGCGGACAATGGCGAAACCATCATCATTGACATCGATTCCATTGTGGACACAGACGGTGCATTTGAAGCGATAGCGGAAGACAGCAACGCCAATCAAGTGACGACCGTGATTAACGACCAAACCGGAACCGATAATCCTCCGGGCACAGAAGATACTGTGTTGGTGAGCTTAACCGGCCCAGGTTCGGTGGTTGAAGGTGAAACCACAACCGATTACACCGTGTCCTTGGACACCGCGGTACCGGCTGGCAAGTCTGTGACCGTGAACTTAAGCTACACAGGCACCGCAACCGACGGCACCGATTACACCGGTCAAACCAGTGTGGTGGTAACGGGGCCAGCGAGCACGGCGACCTTTACGTTAGCGACCTTAGACGATGCGTTGGCGGACAATGGCGAAACCATCATCATTGACATCGATTCCATTGTGGACACAGACGGCGCGTTTGAAGCGATAGCGGAAGACAGCAACGCCAATCAAGTGACGACCGTGATTAACGACCAAACCGGAACCGATAATCCTCCGGGCACAGAAGATACTGTGTTGGTGAGCTTAACCGGCCCAGGTTCGGTGGTTGAAGGTGAAACCACAACCGATTACACCGTGTCCTTGGACACCGCGGTACCGGCTGGCAAGTCTGTGACCGTGAACTTAAGCTACACAGGCACCGCAACCGACGGCACCGATTACACCGGTCAAACCAGTGTGGTGGTAACGGGGCCAGCGAGCACGGCGACCTTTACGTTAGCGACCTTAGACGATGCGTTGGCGGACAATGGCGAAACCATCATCATTGACATCGATTCCATTGTGGACACAGACGGCGCGTTTGAAGCGATAGCGGAAGACACCAACGCCAATCAAGTGACGACCGTGATTAACGACCAAACCGGAACCGATAATCCTCCGGGCACAGAAGATACTGTGTTGGTGAGCTTAACCGGCCCAGGTACGGTGGTTGAAGGAGAAACCACAACCGATTACACCGTGTCCTTGGACACCGCGGTACCGGCTGGCAAGTCTGTGACCGTGAACTTAAGCTACACAGGCACCGCAACCGACGGCACCGATTACACCGGTCAAACCAGTGTGGTGGTAACGGGGCCAGCGAGCACCGCGACCTTTACGTTAGCGACCTTAGACGATGCGTTGGCGGACAATGGTGAAACCATCATCATTGACATCGATTCCATTGTGGACACAGACGGCGCGTTTGAAGCGATAGCGGAAGACACCAACGCCAATCAAGTGACGACCGTGATTAACGACCAAACCGGAACCGATAATCCTCCGGGCACAGAAGATACTGTGTTGGTGAGCTTAACCGGCCCAGGTTCGGTGGTTGAAGGGGAAACCACAACCGATTACACCGTGTCCTTGGACACCGCGGTACCGGCTGGCAAGTCTGTGACCGTGAACTTAAGCTACACAGGCACCGCAACCGACGGCACCGATTACACCGGTCAAACCAGTGTGGTGGTAACGGGGCCAGCGAGCACGGCGACCTTTACGTTAGCGACCTTAGACGATGCGTTGGCGGACAATGGTGAAACCATCATCATTGACATCGATTCCATTGTGGACACAGACGGCGCGTTTGAAGCGATAGCGGAAGACACCAACGCCAATCAAGTGACGACCGTGATTAACGACCAAACCGGAACCGATAATCCTCCGGGCACAGAAGATACTGTGTTGGTGAGCTTAACCGGCCCAGGTTCGGTGGTTGAAGGGGAAACCACAACCGATTACACCGTGTCCTTGGACACCGCGGTACCGGCTGGCAAGTCTGTGACCGTGAACTTAAGCTACACAGGCACCGCAACCGACGGCACCGATTACACCGGTCAAACCAGTGTGGTGGTAACGGGGCCAGCGAGCACCGCGACCTTTACGTTAGCGACCTTAGACGATGCGTTGGCGGACAATGGTGAAACCATCATCATTGACATCGATTCCATTGTGGACACAGACGGCGCGTTTGAAGCGATAGCGGAAGACAGCAACGCCAATCAAGTGACGACCGTGATTAACGATCAAACGGGAACCGATAATCCTCCAGGCACAGAAGATACTGTGTTGGTGAGCTTAACCGGCCCAGGTTCGGTCGTCGAAGGGGAAACCACAACCGACTACACCGTGTCCTTGGACACCGCGGTACCGGCTGGCAAGTCTGTGACCGTGAACTTAAGCTACACAGGCACCGCAACCGACGGCACCGATTACACCGGTCAAACCAGTGTGGTGGTAACGGGGCCAGCGAGCACCGCGACCTTTACGTTAGCGACCTTAGACGATGCGTTGGCGGACAATGGTGAAACCATCATCATTGACATCGATTCCATTGTGGACACAGACGGCGCGTTTGAAGCGATAGCGGAAGACAGCAACGCCAATCAAGTGACGACCGTGATTAACGACCAAACCGGAACCGATAATCCTCCGGGCACAGAAGATACTGTGTTGGTGAGCTTAACCGGCCCAGGTACGGTGGTTGAAGGAGAAACCACAACCGATTACACCGTGTCCTTGGACACCGCGGTACCGGCTGGCAAGTCTGTGACCGTGAACTTAAGCTACACAGGCACCGCAACCGACGGCACCGATTACACCGGTCAAACCAGTGTGGTGGTAACGGGGCCAGCGAGCACGGCGACCTTTACGTTAGCGACCTTAGACGATGCGTTGGCGGACAATGGCGAAACCATCATCATTGACATCGATTCCATCGTGGACACAGACGCTGCATTTGAAGCGATAGCGGAAGACAGCAACGCCAATCAAGTGACGACCGTGATTAACGACCAAACCGGAACCGATAATCCTCCGGGCACAGAAGATACTGTGTTGGTGAGCTTAACCGGCCCAGGTACGGTGGTTGAAGGGGAAACCACAACCGATTACACCGTGTCCTTGGACACCGCGGTACCGGCTGGCAAGTCTGTGACCGTGAACTTAAGCTACACAGGCACCGCAACCGACGGCACCGATTACACCGGTCAAACCAGTGTGGTGGTAACGGGGCCAGCGAGCACCGCGACCTTTACGTTAGCGACCTTAGACGATGCGTTGGCGGACAATGGTGAAACCATCATCATTGACATCGATTCCATCGTGGACACAGACGGTGCATTTGAAGCGATAGCGGAAGACAGCAACGCCAATCAAGTGACGACCGTGATTAACGACCAAACCGGAACCGATAATCCTCCGGGCACAGAAGATACTGTGTTGGTGAGCTTAACCGGCCCAGGTTCGGTGGTTGAAGGTGAAACCACAACCGATTACACCGTGTCCTTGGACACCGCGGTACCGGCTGGCAAGTCTGTGACCGTGAACTTAAGCTACACAGGCACCGCAACCGACGGCACCGATTACACCGGTCAAACCAGTGTGGTGGTAACGGGGCCAGCGAGCACGGCGACCTTTACGTTAGCGACCTTAGACGATGCGTTGGCGGACAATGGCGAAACCATCATCATTGACATCGATTCCATTGTGGACACAGACGGCGCGTTTGAAGCGATAGCGGAAGACAGCAACGCCAATCAAGTGACGACCGTGATTAACGACCAAACCGGAACCGATAATCCTCCGGGCACAGAAGATACTGTGTTGGTGAGCTTAACCGGCCCAGGTTCGGTCGTTGAAGGGGAAACCACAACCGATTACACCGTGTCCTTGGACACCGCGGTACCGGCTGGCAAGTCTGTGACCGTGAACTTAAGCTACACAGGCACCGCAACCGACGGCACCGATTACACCGGTCAAACCAGTGTGGTGGTAACGGGGCCAGCGAGCACGGCGACCTTTACGTTAGCGACCTTAGACGATGCGTTGGCGGACAATGGCGAAACCATCATCATTGACATCGATTCCATTGTGGATACTGACGGTGCGTTCGAAGCGATAGCGGAAAGCGCACAGAATCAAGTCACCACAGTGATTAATGAAACGGGTACACAAGACACCGTGTTGGTGAGCTTAACTGGCCCAGGTACGGTGGTTGAAGGGGAAACCACAACCGATTACACCGTGTCCTTGGACACCGCGGTACCGGCTGGCAAGTCTGTGACCGTGAACTTAAGCTACACAGGCACCGCAACCGACGGCACCGATTACACCGGTCAAACCAGTGTGGTGGTAACGGGGCCAGCGAGCACGGCGACCTTTACGTTAGCGACCTTAGACGATGCGTTGGCGGACAATGGCGAAACCATCATCATTGACATCGATTCCATTGTGGACACAGACGGCGCGTTTGAAGTGATAGCGGAAGACAGCAACGCCAATCAAGTGACGACCGTGATTAACGACCAAACCGGAACCGATAATCCTCCGGGCACAGAAGATACTGTGTTGGTGAGCTTAACCGGCCCAGGTACGGTGGTTGAAGGAGAAACCACAACCGATTACACCGTGTCCTTGGACACCGCGGTACCGGCTGGCAAGTCTGTGACCGTGAACTTAAGCTACACAGGCACCGCAACCGACGGCACCGATTACACCGGTCAAACCAGTGTGGTGGTAACGGGGCCAGCGAGCACGGCGACCTTTACGTTAGCGACCTTAGACGATGCGTTGGCGGACAATGGCGAAACCATCATCATTGACATCGATTCCATTGTGGACACAGACGGCGCGTTTGAAGCGATAGCGGAAGACAGCAACGCCAATCAAGTGACGACCGTGATTAACGACCAAACCGGAACCGATAATCCTCCGGGCACAGAAGATACTGTGTTGGTGAGCTTAACCGGCCCAGGTTCGGTCGTTGAAGGGGAAACCACAACCGATTACACCGTGTCCTTGGACACCGCGGTACCGGCTGGCAAGTCTGTGACCGTGAACTTAAGCTACACAGGCACCGCAACCGACGGCACCGATTACACCGGTCAAACCAGTGTGGTGGTAACGGGGCCAGCGAGCACCGCGACCTTTACGTTAGCGACCTTAGACGATGCGTTGGCGGACAATGGTGAAACCATCATCATTGACATCGATTCCATTGTGGACACAGACGGCGCGTTTGAAGCGATAGCGGAAGACACCAACGCCAATCAAGTGACGACCGTGATTAACGATCAAACGGGAACCGATAATCCTCCAGGCACAGAAGATACTGTGTTGGTGAGCTTAACCGGCCCAGGTTCGGTCGTCGAAGGGGAAACCACAACCGACTACACCGTGTCCTTGGACACCGCGGTACCGGCTGGCAAGTCTGTGACCGTGAACTTAAGCTACACAGGCACCGCAACCGACGGCACCGATTACACCGGTCAAACCAGTGTGGTGGTAACGGGGCCAGCGAGCACCGCGACCTTTACGTTAGCGACCTTAGACGATGCGTTGGCGGACAATGGCGAAACCATCATCATTGACATCGATTCCATCGTGGACACAGACGGTGCATTTGAAGCGATAGCGGAAGACAGCAACGCCAATCAAGTGACGACCGTGATTAACGACCAAACCGGAACCGATAATCCTCCGGGCACAGAAGATACTGTGTTGGTGAGCTTAACCGGCCCAGGTTCGGTGGTTGAAGGTGAAACCACAACCGATTACACCGTGTCCTTGGACACCGCGGTACCGGCTGGCAAGTCTGTGACCGTGAACTTAAGCTACACAGGCACCGCACCGACGGCACCGATTACACCGGTCAAACCAGTGTGGTGGTAA